The following coding sequences lie in one Brevibacterium marinum genomic window:
- a CDS encoding pilus assembly protein TadG-related protein, which yields MAAQERKRPPADDGSITPLAIGFVVIALLLAFLIAALTDLHMTRRELQSVADSAALAASDSFEPASGDEPGLVFSPAAAARAASRYVATVPTPEGLHNVELSADADGQHSVVIRLRADYTPAMLSPFVPNLLELHATAYARGSLRIS from the coding sequence ATGGCGGCACAGGAGCGCAAGCGGCCGCCGGCGGATGACGGGTCGATCACGCCTCTGGCGATCGGCTTCGTCGTCATCGCCCTGCTGCTGGCATTCCTCATCGCAGCGCTGACCGATCTGCACATGACCAGGCGGGAACTGCAGAGCGTCGCGGACTCCGCCGCGCTGGCCGCCTCCGACTCCTTCGAGCCGGCCTCCGGTGACGAGCCCGGGCTCGTGTTCTCCCCGGCCGCCGCCGCACGCGCGGCCAGCCGTTATGTTGCGACAGTGCCGACGCCCGAAGGGCTGCACAACGTCGAACTCAGCGCCGACGCGGACGGGCAACATTCGGTCGTCATCCGTCTGCGCGCCGACTACACACCCGCCATGCTGTCACCGTTCGTCCCGAACCTGCTCGAACTGCACGCCACTGCCTACGCACGCGGGTCACTGCGCATCTCATGA
- a CDS encoding TadE/TadG family type IV pilus assembly protein — MGSDPGQEPSECSDAGSAIAEFALIASLLALVLAGALQIGLVIHVRNTVIDSAIAGARQASLADQSTVDGKRLASELITVSVGERYAQSITVTTSHRAGVEVVEVRVRTPVPVIGLWGPAEVWDLSGHSIVEDVERD, encoded by the coding sequence GTGGGCTCCGATCCGGGTCAGGAGCCTAGTGAGTGCTCCGATGCGGGTTCCGCGATCGCCGAATTCGCCCTCATCGCTTCGCTCCTGGCCCTCGTCCTGGCCGGAGCGCTGCAGATCGGCCTCGTCATCCACGTCCGCAACACGGTCATCGATTCGGCCATCGCCGGTGCCCGCCAGGCCAGCCTCGCCGACCAGTCGACGGTCGACGGCAAACGCCTCGCAAGCGAGCTCATCACCGTGTCGGTCGGCGAGCGCTATGCCCAGTCGATCACCGTCACGACCTCGCATCGGGCAGGGGTCGAGGTCGTCGAGGTCCGGGTGCGCACTCCGGTACCCGTCATCGGCCTGTGGGGCCCCGCCGAGGTGTGGGATCTGTCGGGTCACTCCATCGTCGAGGACGTCGAACGTGACTGA
- a CDS encoding type II secretion system F family protein: MSALTDPLTILALGVFNAFALCVFVLSLPPLRRPTLSSRIAPYLRDQESLVDVYAPPTPRAEGVVGLVKSVTMGATLWVTSRITTDATLSLRVNRLGGGASLERFRINQILSILAGMIAAGCVAGLLSAQRGFSPIVTVVLIISGGIAGHVINDWRLSQAIARHESRVLAEFPTIAELLALSITAGEGIVEALERVCRTCSGDLVDELRTALATTRTGTPLVDALDSMATRIAIPEIVQFVDGLAVSMTRGTPLAEVLRAQAADVREQSRRRLLELSGKKEIGMLVPVVVFVLPVTVIFAVFPSLTVLDLSP; the protein is encoded by the coding sequence GTGAGCGCATTGACCGACCCACTGACGATCTTGGCCCTGGGCGTGTTCAATGCCTTCGCGCTGTGCGTCTTCGTCCTCTCGCTGCCGCCCTTGCGCAGACCGACGCTGTCCTCGCGCATCGCACCGTACCTGCGTGATCAGGAATCTCTGGTCGACGTCTACGCTCCCCCGACTCCACGCGCGGAAGGCGTGGTGGGGCTGGTCAAGTCGGTCACGATGGGCGCAACACTGTGGGTCACGTCCCGGATCACCACCGACGCCACATTGAGCCTTCGGGTCAACCGCCTCGGCGGAGGTGCGTCCCTTGAACGGTTTCGGATCAATCAGATCCTGAGCATCCTGGCCGGGATGATCGCCGCCGGCTGTGTGGCGGGCCTGCTCTCGGCCCAGCGGGGCTTCTCCCCCATCGTCACCGTCGTTCTCATCATCAGCGGCGGCATCGCCGGACATGTGATCAATGACTGGCGCCTGAGCCAGGCCATCGCACGCCACGAGTCCCGTGTGCTTGCAGAGTTCCCGACCATCGCCGAGCTTCTGGCTCTGTCCATCACCGCTGGTGAGGGCATCGTTGAGGCACTTGAGCGGGTGTGCCGGACCTGTTCGGGTGACTTGGTCGATGAGCTGCGCACGGCCTTGGCGACGACCAGGACCGGTACGCCGCTCGTCGATGCGCTCGATTCGATGGCGACGAGGATCGCCATCCCCGAGATCGTGCAGTTCGTCGATGGTCTGGCCGTGTCGATGACTCGCGGGACTCCGCTGGCGGAGGTCCTGCGCGCACAGGCCGCCGATGTGCGGGAACAGTCGCGGCGGAGGTTGCTCGAGCTGTCGGGGAAGAAGGAGATCGGGATGCTGGTGCCGGTCGTCGTCTTCGTCCTTCCCGTAACCGTCATCTTCGCGGTCTTCCCCTCACTCACCGTCCTCGACCTCAGTCCGTGA
- a CDS encoding type II secretion system F family protein: protein MNYSQYSLLIGACLGAGLFLVWMSLWQSRSTTRVQRRWVRELDDMLTGAGFPRMHPSQLVLISISVFIVVAVVATVLTGSWAIALCFGLFGSWLPLRLLQHRARSKQVMRRELWPETLDHLNSGVRAGLSLPEALSSLAHRGPEPLRPLFEVFAEEYRASGSFAIALERFRQVSADPVADRIVVALSVTRQVGGSDLGTMLRALAQFVRDDARTRNELSARQQWTVNGARLAVAAPWVVLAFLSTRPETAVAYNSQTGLLLLAAGFVVSLLAYQAMKKIGRLPQEPRVIEGSSLSSSSFRHPAGDGEAR from the coding sequence ATGAACTACTCCCAATACAGTCTTCTCATCGGCGCATGTCTGGGAGCGGGTCTGTTCCTCGTGTGGATGTCTCTGTGGCAGAGCCGATCGACCACCCGCGTTCAGAGGCGCTGGGTCCGGGAACTCGATGACATGCTCACGGGTGCGGGCTTTCCACGGATGCATCCGAGCCAACTCGTCCTCATCTCGATCTCGGTCTTCATCGTCGTTGCCGTCGTCGCCACCGTCCTCACCGGATCGTGGGCGATCGCCCTGTGCTTCGGCCTCTTCGGCTCGTGGCTGCCGCTGCGGCTCCTCCAACATCGTGCCCGGAGCAAACAGGTCATGCGCCGCGAATTGTGGCCCGAAACGCTCGACCACCTCAACTCCGGCGTTCGTGCCGGACTGTCGCTGCCGGAAGCGCTGAGCTCGCTGGCCCACCGCGGGCCCGAACCCCTGCGTCCGCTGTTCGAAGTCTTCGCCGAGGAGTACCGGGCCAGCGGATCGTTCGCCATCGCTCTCGAACGATTCCGTCAGGTCAGCGCCGATCCGGTGGCCGACCGGATCGTCGTCGCGCTCAGCGTGACCAGGCAAGTCGGCGGCAGCGATCTGGGCACGATGCTGCGAGCACTCGCCCAGTTCGTCCGGGACGATGCCCGCACACGCAATGAGCTCTCCGCCCGGCAGCAATGGACTGTCAATGGGGCACGCTTGGCGGTGGCGGCTCCGTGGGTGGTCCTGGCATTCCTGTCGACCCGACCGGAGACGGCGGTCGCCTACAACTCACAGACCGGTCTCCTTCTCCTGGCAGCCGGGTTCGTCGTCTCTCTGCTGGCTTATCAGGCGATGAAGAAGATCGGCAGGCTCCCCCAGGAGCCACGCGTCATCGAAGGATCGTCTCTGTCCTCCTCGTCATTCCGTCACCCGGCCGGGGACGGTGAGGCACGGTGA
- a CDS encoding ATPase, T2SS/T4P/T4SS family — protein sequence MEATEVITSEVHKRIRDLEVDPRVETQRSREVIRTVISEYDERSLVADLPPLEDKEATFRTIDNQLSGFGTLQDYFDDPRVEEIWINSPSEVFIAIDGLHQLTTTKLTRSELDELIERMLRTSGRRVDLSQPFVDAMLPDGSRLHVVLPDITRSFPAVNIRKFIQRPRNLAALVAQGSLTPAAARFLDAAVAAGANILVSGATQAGKTTMLNALAGSVPARERIVSCEEVFELNLPSRDWVPMQCRQPSLEGTGEVTLRSLVKEALRMRPTRIIVGEVREAESLDLLVALNSGLPGMGTIHANSARAAITKISTLPLLAGANISSSFVVPTVAVSIDIVVHLRRDANGTRLVSEICAVPGGVEGDVIELDTIFHSPRGQLVRGQGFGHLGERFASIGKDLHAILETA from the coding sequence GTGGAAGCCACCGAGGTCATCACGAGCGAAGTTCACAAGAGGATCAGAGACCTCGAAGTGGACCCTCGTGTCGAGACGCAACGCTCTCGAGAAGTCATTCGCACTGTCATCTCCGAGTATGACGAACGCAGTCTCGTTGCGGACCTTCCACCCTTGGAGGACAAGGAAGCGACATTCCGGACCATCGACAATCAGCTCTCGGGCTTCGGCACCCTCCAAGACTATTTCGACGACCCCCGCGTCGAGGAGATCTGGATCAACTCCCCCAGCGAAGTCTTCATCGCCATCGACGGCCTCCACCAACTGACGACGACCAAGCTCACCAGGAGCGAACTCGACGAGCTGATCGAGAGAATGCTGCGCACCTCCGGCAGACGAGTCGACTTGTCCCAGCCCTTCGTCGACGCGATGCTGCCCGACGGGTCACGACTGCACGTCGTCCTGCCCGACATCACACGCTCCTTCCCCGCCGTGAACATCCGCAAATTCATTCAACGCCCTCGGAACTTGGCCGCCCTCGTCGCTCAGGGGTCACTGACACCCGCTGCCGCCCGATTCCTCGACGCCGCCGTCGCCGCCGGCGCGAACATCCTCGTCTCCGGTGCCACTCAAGCCGGCAAGACCACGATGCTCAATGCACTGGCCGGATCGGTTCCCGCCCGAGAACGCATCGTCTCGTGTGAAGAAGTCTTCGAACTCAACCTGCCCAGTCGCGACTGGGTCCCGATGCAATGTCGCCAACCCTCGTTGGAAGGCACCGGCGAAGTCACCCTGCGTTCACTGGTCAAGGAAGCACTGCGCATGCGCCCAACACGCATCATCGTCGGCGAGGTCCGTGAAGCCGAGAGCCTCGACCTGCTGGTGGCGTTGAATTCCGGACTGCCCGGAATGGGCACGATACACGCCAACTCCGCCCGAGCAGCGATCACGAAGATCTCCACCCTGCCACTCCTGGCCGGGGCGAACATCTCTTCGTCCTTCGTTGTTCCCACCGTGGCCGTGAGCATTGACATCGTCGTCCACCTGCGACGCGACGCGAACGGAACCCGACTCGTCAGTGAGATCTGTGCCGTGCCGGGCGGAGTCGAAGGTGACGTCATCGAGCTCGACACGATCTTCCATTCGCCGCGGGGACAGCTGGTTCGCGGTCAGGGCTTCGGCCACCTCGGCGAACGATTCGCCAGCATCGGCAAGGATCTTCACGCCATTCTGGAGACCGCATGA
- a CDS encoding ketopantoate reductase family protein: MARILIMGLGALGSVYAALMKSAGHEVHGVGLAADHIGAASTQGLRVSGASGDRTVRLDSVSTTTDGIDGHFGLIIIATKAYDVEQAAADTAPLVGPNTIIQSIQNGIGSMDLVAPHLPQSQLCLGVVGGFGASIPEPGHAHHNGMALVRFSPYADLPMAEVEKAVYIWRSAGFDATSLLDPSQVIWEKLIMNVAFSGPGVLNRLTIGEMLTDKNAWRVSRACLEEAFAVAKASEVPLDITDPVEHVRALAGNIPDAKPSMLLDALRGSRGEIDVINGSVVRFGRRVDVPTPVNSTVVNLVKAWEATLNK, from the coding sequence ATGGCGAGAATACTAATTATGGGTTTGGGGGCTCTCGGCTCCGTCTACGCTGCTCTGATGAAGAGCGCCGGCCACGAAGTCCACGGAGTAGGGCTGGCCGCCGACCACATCGGAGCTGCGTCTACTCAGGGTCTGCGAGTCAGCGGAGCCAGCGGTGATCGCACGGTCCGCCTCGACTCGGTGAGCACGACGACCGACGGGATTGATGGCCATTTCGGCCTCATCATCATCGCCACAAAGGCCTACGACGTCGAGCAGGCTGCGGCCGATACAGCACCATTGGTCGGTCCGAACACGATCATCCAATCGATCCAAAACGGAATTGGATCGATGGATCTGGTCGCGCCACATCTGCCGCAGTCTCAACTATGTCTGGGCGTCGTCGGCGGCTTCGGCGCATCTATACCCGAGCCCGGGCATGCGCATCACAACGGCATGGCGCTGGTGCGGTTCTCGCCATATGCAGATCTGCCTATGGCCGAAGTCGAAAAGGCCGTATACATCTGGCGATCGGCTGGGTTCGACGCCACCTCGCTCCTCGACCCATCGCAGGTCATATGGGAAAAGCTCATCATGAACGTGGCGTTCTCAGGTCCCGGAGTGCTCAACAGACTCACGATCGGCGAGATGTTGACCGACAAGAACGCTTGGCGGGTCTCACGCGCGTGCTTGGAAGAGGCTTTCGCAGTGGCAAAAGCCTCGGAGGTTCCTCTGGATATCACAGACCCAGTGGAGCACGTTCGTGCCCTTGCCGGGAACATCCCCGATGCGAAACCATCCATGCTCCTTGATGCCCTTCGGGGATCACGGGGAGAAATTGATGTGATCAATGGCTCCGTTGTCAGGTTCGGGAGAAGAGTCGACGTTCCTACGCCGGTGAATTCGACAGTGGTCAATCTCGTTAAGGCTTGGGAAGCCACACTCAATAAGTAG
- a CDS encoding LysR substrate-binding domain-containing protein: MRVDDFQFFATIGEEMNLTAAARSMGMSVSAVSRRLAQLENRLGVQLIKRTSRQMLLTSEGLRFFEGARRIVHEADVLQADITNSVDSERGTLVVFGTLGFGRTHLSELVADFHTQYPNIEIHLELSGDPFDLENTHFDMLVGVGAAKDSQLTYRRLLTNRRVLCASPDYIDRRGSPQSIAELPDHDCIILNEHEPDFTLWKFELDGVVTPVRVRGPLRCNDGDTVTKWAVLGHGIAMRSIWNVRPFLESGQLVPVLPDVPTVRSDVYLAFPNNEYFPLRARRFTEFLQREIPKRVKSARDFVNFTA, translated from the coding sequence GTGAGAGTCGACGATTTCCAGTTCTTCGCAACGATCGGCGAAGAGATGAACCTGACCGCTGCGGCCAGGTCGATGGGGATGTCGGTGTCGGCTGTGAGCAGACGACTCGCCCAGCTTGAAAATCGCCTCGGCGTCCAACTGATCAAACGCACCTCACGGCAAATGCTCTTGACCAGTGAGGGTCTGCGCTTTTTCGAGGGCGCACGACGCATCGTGCACGAAGCCGACGTGCTGCAGGCCGACATCACCAACAGCGTCGACAGTGAGCGAGGGACTCTCGTCGTCTTCGGCACTCTGGGATTCGGGCGCACACATCTGTCCGAATTGGTGGCGGACTTCCACACGCAGTATCCGAACATTGAGATTCATCTCGAGCTCTCGGGCGACCCTTTCGACCTGGAGAACACCCATTTCGACATGCTCGTCGGAGTCGGCGCGGCGAAGGACTCGCAATTGACGTACCGCAGACTCCTGACGAACCGCAGGGTGCTCTGCGCGTCCCCCGACTACATCGACCGCAGGGGCTCCCCGCAATCGATTGCCGAACTTCCCGATCACGACTGCATCATCCTCAACGAGCACGAGCCCGACTTCACGCTGTGGAAATTCGAACTCGACGGTGTCGTCACACCGGTCCGGGTCCGGGGACCACTGCGATGCAACGACGGTGACACCGTCACCAAGTGGGCCGTTCTCGGGCACGGGATTGCAATGCGCTCGATCTGGAATGTCCGCCCATTCCTTGAGAGCGGTCAACTGGTCCCGGTACTGCCAGATGTACCGACAGTCCGCTCTGACGTCTACCTCGCCTTTCCCAACAACGAGTACTTCCCTCTGCGCGCCAGGCGCTTCACCGAATTTCTGCAGCGCGAGATTCCCAAACGAGTGAAATCGGCGCGTGACTTCGTCAACTTCACCGCATAG